Proteins from a single region of Streptomyces sp. Tu 3180:
- a CDS encoding non-ribosomal peptide synthetase gives MTRTGPMDVLPLTPLQDGLLFHALYDERAADVYVVQFVLDLRGGPDPARLRAAVDGLLRRHPNLRAGFWQDGMKRAVQVVPRQAAVPWTEHDLTDTAPSGREEALERLLAADRVRRFDPARPPLLRCALVTFGPRDHRLVLSHHHLLFDGWSMPLLLADLFALYDAGGDETALPAPPAFRDHLAWLHARDTEADTRAWRRELAGLDRPTTVAVPGTDGNGEAARQEYVELDERATAALTARGRAHGLTLNTLVQGAWGLLLGALTGSADVTFGAVVSGRPPEVPGSASMVGLFINTVPIRLRARPDRSLAAILAELQERQGSLTEHQYAGLAAVQRAAGLGELFDTLVVFENYPLDPGALDLRADGVTLAGLEVRDATHYPLSLVVIPGERLRLRVEHRPGRCRPEVVRGIGARLLKVLHALADGLDRPAAALDLLTDDERTAVTHTPDATAPAYPRATLPALLERQAARTPDATAVVCADTRLTYRELAARANRLARLLVALGAGPETPVALALPRSADQVVAFLAVLKAGAAYVPVDTTYPAERIAFLLRDAAPVAVVTTAAERKRLPEDTTAVVLDDPACAAELAAHSDADLTDADRTAPLTTDHLVYVLYTSGSTGRPKGVEMHAEPLLNLMAWYADAVPAPAGETVSQFSTLAFDPAPLEMLSALTQGQTLTVATDAARHDPHELLDWLERDEARHLYTTHTVLEALAEAAAAQDRDLPALRHIVQAGEALTPTDAVKRLFHRHPARRLHNLYGPTETHVVTAATLGPDPAAWPRSAPIGTVLPHTRAHVLDPWLRPVPPGVTGELYIGGVMLARGYLRRPGLTAARFVADPFGPPGGRLYRTGDLVRLRPDGALDFLGRADDQVKIGGQRVEPGETRAALEEHPDVAQAYVTAREDTPGAPRLVAYAVPVPGRRPDPGVLRDHLARRLPAPLVPASCVVLDALPRNANGKVDRQALPAPVVTGAGGRAARDERERLLVRLFQEVVGARDVGIDDSFFALGGDSIMSMQLAGRARKAGLLLSPRDVFEHRTAARLAAVAGEVGKDEERPAGLDGTGPFPATPIMHWLRGLGGPVDGFSQSVVLRAPADLDEPRLTVLLQTLLDHHDMLRLRLTTGPDGGWRPEIPPPGSVRAADRVHRVDVSGLGPGALRETVARESEAADRRLRPAAGDVLRAVWCDAGPGRPGRLVLTAHHLAVDGVSWRVLTADLATAWQAVRAGRAPRLDPVPVSFRHWAHRLAELARTPAVHGELDLWRSVVRPAEPLPTAVPPDPARDTAATGRLVTLELPAGTTHPLLTAVPAAFHADIDDVLLTALAAAVTAWRRERGQQATALVVDVEGHGRDESVTGGDLSRTVGWFTSLYPVRLDIGLADPAALRSGGPALGRAVKRVKEQLRALPRHGLGHGLLRHLDDTTAPLLADGTRPQICFNYLGRFAPPDGTDWAPAPESPPLGGSVDGALPFGRPLQLNAYTQDGPGGPRLVALWSWPAALWSEQDVRELAEGWFALLRALVTHTATGGAGGRSPSDLPLVNLSQADIDDFEGELDQEDEATL, from the coding sequence GTGACGCGGACGGGACCGATGGACGTGCTGCCCCTGACCCCCCTCCAGGACGGGCTGCTCTTCCACGCCCTCTACGACGAGCGCGCCGCCGACGTCTACGTCGTGCAGTTCGTCCTCGACCTGCGCGGCGGGCCGGATCCCGCGCGGCTGCGCGCCGCCGTCGACGGCCTGCTGCGCCGGCACCCCAACCTGCGGGCGGGCTTCTGGCAGGACGGCATGAAACGGGCCGTGCAGGTCGTTCCCCGGCAGGCCGCGGTCCCCTGGACCGAGCACGACCTGACGGACACCGCGCCGTCCGGCCGGGAGGAGGCGCTGGAGCGGCTGCTGGCCGCCGACCGGGTCCGCCGCTTCGACCCGGCCCGGCCGCCCCTGCTGCGCTGCGCCCTGGTCACCTTCGGCCCGCGGGACCACCGGCTGGTCCTCAGCCACCACCACCTGCTGTTCGACGGCTGGTCCATGCCCCTGCTGCTGGCCGACCTGTTCGCCCTGTACGACGCCGGCGGCGACGAGACGGCCCTGCCCGCCCCGCCCGCCTTCCGCGACCACCTCGCCTGGCTCCACGCCCGGGACACCGAGGCCGACACCCGGGCATGGCGCCGGGAGCTCGCGGGGCTGGACCGGCCGACCACGGTCGCCGTGCCGGGCACGGACGGGAACGGCGAGGCCGCGCGCCAGGAGTACGTCGAGCTCGACGAGCGCGCCACGGCTGCGCTCACCGCGCGGGGCCGCGCCCACGGACTCACCCTCAACACGCTCGTCCAGGGAGCCTGGGGACTGCTGCTGGGCGCCCTGACCGGCTCCGCCGACGTCACCTTCGGCGCCGTGGTCTCCGGCCGGCCGCCCGAGGTGCCCGGCTCCGCCTCCATGGTCGGTCTGTTCATCAACACCGTGCCGATCCGGCTGCGCGCCCGCCCCGACCGGTCCCTCGCCGCGATCCTGGCCGAACTCCAGGAACGCCAGGGAAGCCTGACGGAGCATCAGTACGCCGGTCTGGCCGCCGTGCAGCGCGCGGCCGGGCTCGGCGAACTCTTCGACACCCTCGTCGTCTTCGAGAACTACCCCCTCGACCCCGGCGCCCTCGACCTGCGCGCCGACGGCGTGACCCTGGCCGGCCTGGAGGTGCGCGACGCCACCCACTACCCGCTGAGCCTGGTGGTGATCCCCGGCGAACGGCTGCGGCTGCGCGTCGAGCACCGGCCCGGCCGGTGCCGCCCGGAGGTGGTGCGCGGCATCGGCGCCCGCCTGCTGAAGGTGCTGCACGCCCTGGCCGACGGCCTGGACCGGCCCGCCGCCGCCCTCGACCTGCTCACGGACGACGAGCGCACGGCGGTGACGCACACGCCCGACGCCACGGCACCGGCGTACCCGCGGGCCACCCTGCCCGCCCTGCTGGAGCGCCAGGCCGCGCGCACCCCGGACGCCACCGCGGTCGTCTGCGCGGACACCCGGCTGACCTACCGGGAACTGGCCGCCCGGGCGAACCGGCTGGCCCGGCTGCTCGTCGCGCTCGGCGCCGGGCCCGAGACCCCGGTGGCGCTCGCCCTGCCCCGCTCGGCCGACCAGGTCGTCGCGTTCCTCGCGGTCCTGAAGGCCGGCGCCGCCTACGTCCCCGTCGACACCACCTACCCGGCCGAGCGCATCGCCTTCCTGCTGCGGGACGCCGCACCGGTCGCCGTGGTGACCACCGCCGCCGAGCGCAAGCGGCTGCCCGAGGACACCACGGCCGTCGTCCTCGACGACCCGGCCTGCGCTGCCGAACTGGCCGCCCACTCCGACGCCGACCTCACCGACGCCGACCGCACCGCCCCCCTCACCACGGACCACCTCGTCTACGTCCTCTACACCTCCGGCTCCACCGGCCGCCCCAAGGGCGTCGAGATGCACGCCGAGCCCCTGCTCAACCTGATGGCCTGGTACGCGGACGCGGTGCCCGCCCCCGCCGGGGAGACCGTCTCCCAGTTCTCCACCCTCGCCTTCGACCCGGCCCCGCTGGAGATGCTCTCCGCGCTCACCCAGGGCCAGACCCTCACGGTCGCCACCGACGCCGCCCGGCACGACCCGCACGAACTCCTGGACTGGCTGGAACGCGACGAGGCCCGGCACCTCTACACGACCCACACCGTCCTGGAGGCACTCGCCGAGGCGGCCGCCGCCCAGGACCGCGACCTGCCCGCCCTGCGCCACATCGTCCAGGCCGGCGAGGCCCTGACCCCGACGGACGCCGTCAAACGCCTCTTCCACCGGCACCCCGCACGGCGGCTGCACAACCTCTACGGCCCCACCGAGACCCACGTGGTGACCGCCGCGACCCTCGGTCCCGACCCGGCCGCCTGGCCCCGCTCCGCACCGATCGGCACCGTCCTGCCCCATACCCGCGCCCATGTGCTGGACCCCTGGCTGCGGCCGGTGCCGCCGGGCGTGACCGGCGAGCTCTACATCGGCGGTGTCATGCTCGCCCGGGGCTATCTGCGCCGGCCCGGCCTGACCGCGGCCCGCTTCGTCGCCGACCCCTTCGGACCGCCCGGCGGCCGCCTGTACCGCACCGGTGACCTGGTGCGGCTGCGTCCGGACGGCGCCCTGGACTTCCTCGGACGCGCCGACGACCAGGTGAAGATCGGCGGGCAGCGGGTGGAGCCCGGCGAGACCCGCGCCGCGCTGGAGGAGCACCCCGACGTGGCGCAGGCGTACGTGACGGCCCGTGAGGACACACCCGGCGCTCCCCGTCTCGTGGCGTACGCGGTGCCCGTCCCGGGCCGCCGGCCCGATCCGGGCGTGCTGCGCGACCACCTGGCCCGGCGCCTGCCGGCCCCGCTCGTGCCCGCCTCGTGCGTGGTGCTCGACGCGCTGCCCCGCAACGCCAACGGCAAGGTCGACCGCCAGGCGCTGCCGGCGCCCGTCGTCACCGGAGCCGGCGGCCGGGCGGCCCGCGACGAGCGGGAGCGGCTGCTCGTCCGGCTCTTCCAGGAGGTCGTCGGCGCCCGGGACGTCGGCATCGACGACAGCTTCTTCGCCCTGGGCGGCGACAGCATCATGTCGATGCAGCTCGCCGGCCGGGCCCGCAAGGCCGGGCTGCTGCTCTCCCCGCGCGACGTGTTCGAACACCGTACGGCGGCCCGGCTGGCCGCCGTCGCCGGCGAGGTGGGGAAGGACGAGGAGCGGCCCGCCGGCCTGGACGGCACCGGCCCCTTCCCCGCCACCCCGATCATGCACTGGCTGCGCGGACTGGGCGGCCCCGTGGACGGATTCAGCCAGTCGGTGGTGCTGCGCGCCCCCGCGGACCTGGACGAGCCGCGGCTCACCGTCCTGCTGCAGACCCTGCTGGACCACCACGACATGCTCCGGCTGCGCCTGACCACCGGCCCCGACGGCGGCTGGCGGCCCGAGATCCCGCCGCCCGGCTCCGTCCGCGCCGCCGACCGCGTCCACCGCGTCGACGTCAGCGGACTCGGGCCCGGGGCACTGCGCGAGACGGTGGCACGCGAGAGCGAGGCCGCCGACCGGCGACTGCGGCCCGCCGCAGGCGACGTCCTGCGCGCCGTCTGGTGCGACGCGGGTCCCGGCCGGCCGGGACGGCTCGTGCTGACCGCACACCATCTCGCCGTGGACGGCGTCTCCTGGCGCGTCCTGACGGCCGACCTGGCGACCGCGTGGCAGGCGGTCCGCGCCGGGCGCGCCCCCCGGCTCGACCCGGTTCCCGTGTCGTTCCGGCACTGGGCGCACCGGCTCGCGGAGCTGGCCCGCACCCCGGCCGTGCACGGGGAACTGGACCTGTGGCGCTCCGTCGTCCGCCCCGCCGAACCGCTGCCCACCGCCGTGCCCCCGGACCCGGCGCGCGACACGGCCGCCACCGGCCGCCTGGTCACCCTGGAGCTGCCGGCCGGGACGACCCACCCGCTGCTCACCGCCGTCCCCGCCGCGTTCCACGCGGACATCGACGACGTCCTCCTCACCGCGCTGGCCGCCGCCGTGACCGCCTGGCGCCGCGAGCGCGGCCAGCAGGCCACCGCCCTCGTCGTCGACGTCGAGGGCCACGGCCGCGACGAGAGCGTCACCGGCGGCGACCTCTCCCGCACCGTCGGGTGGTTCACCAGCCTCTACCCGGTCCGGCTCGACATCGGCCTGGCCGACCCCGCCGCCCTCAGGTCCGGCGGCCCGGCCCTCGGCCGGGCCGTGAAACGGGTCAAGGAGCAGCTGCGCGCCCTGCCCCGGCACGGCCTCGGCCACGGCCTGCTGCGCCACCTCGACGACACCACCGCCCCCCTGCTGGCGGACGGCACCCGCCCGCAGATCTGCTTCAACTACCTCGGCCGGTTCGCCCCGCCGGACGGCACCGACTGGGCGCCCGCGCCCGAGTCGCCGCCGCTGGGCGGCTCGGTGGACGGAGCCCTGCCGTTCGGCAGGCCGCTCCAGCTGAACGCCTACACCCAGGACGGACCGGGCGGCCCCCGGCTGGTCGCGCTGTGGTCCTGGCCCGCCGCGCTCTGGAGCGAACAGGACGTCAGGGAGCTGGCCGAGGGCTGGTTCGCCCTGCTCCGCGCCCTGGTCACGCACACCGCCACCGGGGGCGCGGGCGGCCGCTCGCCCTCGGACCTGCCGCTCGTGAACCTCAGTCAGGCCGACATAGACGACTTCGAAGGCGAACTGGACCAGGAAGACGAGGCAACGCTGTGA
- a CDS encoding non-ribosomal peptide synthetase — protein sequence MYRTGDLARWTADGRLVYLGRGDDQVKIRGVRVEPREVEAALAGLPGVRHCVVTAHDAPDGGKRLVAHLVPRDAGALTSDEVRARAAEVLPASVVPAAFVVLERLPLTVNGKLDRAALPVPEFSGGGGGRAARSPREEILCGLFAEVLGLASVAADDDFFVAGGHSLLATRLVSRVRSVFGVELPVRALFDSPTPAGLVRHLDRADTARPPLRPAGRTGADVPLSYAQSRLWFLSQMEGAAATYNIPLALALDGRVDPEVLRAALHDVVTRHEVLRTVYPAADGEAVARILPPEAAAPALDVHTVGAGDPGLDERLHRAARHPFDLAVEIPVRGELFVVGEERCVLVLTLHHIAGDGWSLAPLARDLMTAYGARVSGGAPVWSALPVQYADYAVWQRGLLGEESDAGSEMARQMGFWRERLAGLPDQLEIPADRPRPAVFSHRGGSCAFRLDAELHRGLVGLARDASATLFMVVQAGLVALLSRLGAGEDIAVGSPVAGRTDEALDDLVGFFVNTLVLRTDVSGDPSFRELVGRVREGDLAAYAHQDVPFERLVEVLNPARSLSRNPLVQVMLALQNTPRADFRLGDARADYLPLTAGAARFDLSLFCYERHDGEGRPAGLDVMAEYSTDLFDPDTVRTLLERLGRLLRAAVDDPGRTVGSLDLLTDEERRRVLTDWNDTARPTAPAPHGGLQEAFRARAEAVPDAVAVRADGRGLTYRELDERANRLAHHLIALGARPQTAVGVLQERSADLVVSLLAIVKAGCVYVPLHTGYPAAWARMALTRTGARILLTDRALRTRDVRHDGPVVVVDDEPALATRSTADPQVPGDPGHLAYVMFTSGSTGEPKGVEITHRDVLDLAHDPVWHGPYEEGAGVCRAARCSAERVLMHSPHAFDPSTFELWAPLLNGHRVVVAPAGELDLATLERVMTEEQVTGVLYTAGLFRLIAEERPESFTGVREVWTGGDVVSPAAVQRVLDTCPGTTVTAIYGPTEITLCATRYPMRHPHRVEHTVPLGRPMADTRVYVLDGALRPVPVGVRGELYVAGAGVARGYAGRAGLTAERFVADPFAGGGERMYRTGDVVAWRADGVLEFAGRSDGQVKIRGFRVETAEIEAVLVRHPELAQATVVAREDRPGDRTLAAYLVPADPGTATASDRDLRTEAEHVEEWHGLYETLYRENDDDPFAGWNSSYDGSAIAVGEMEEWRAAAVARIGALGPGRVLEVGVGNGLLLTELAGRSECYWGTDVSAAAVERVRAVVRGREWAQRVRLRVASALETDGLPRGYFDTIVLNSVVQYFPGARYAVEVLRGLVPLLAPGGRIFVGDVRDLRHHRTFAASVALHRADDSATLSDLRTAVEREVLLENELLLAPDFFATLHTEIPAVTAVDVGLKRAVHHNELSAYRYDVVLHTGPAAPDGPPPARTLRWGHDLTDLTELAEHLGRTAPAGALTVTRVPDRRVAAPLAAVTALDNGSDPEVVLGRLRGPLPASLPDPEDLHRLADRLGLRAALVPAPGEPGRYDVTFTPAPPDGAGRAAAALGRYRPTADAAALPVWAHAGHPRRADGHAALTARIRAHLTERLPAYMVPSHFTVLDRLPLTLNGKVDHRALPDPALRESRGGRPPASVPEDLLCKLFAEVLGRESVGVDDDFFALGGHSLLAARLINRVRATFGTPLAVRTLFEAPTVARLAARLGVADGSDAFDVMLPLRRGGDLAPLFCLHPAGGISWVYSGLLRSLDPRRPVYGVQARGLSEPGATPTTIAELAADYAARIRQVQPSGPYHLLGWSLGGLLAHAVAVRLEADGEKVATLALLDAYPDIERPADADGTQGDEAMTRGIHQVLLAEAGLDPRHALDRDLDRDEIVALLKEGSTVLAGLMDEDRVAAFADVFVRCSRMMFDPPLGTVRGDVLFFAATTGRVAGAPPAERWQRYTAGRVLVHDVPCAHAEMVRDAPIRRIGEILARHLGDTP from the coding sequence ATGTACCGCACCGGCGACCTCGCCCGCTGGACGGCCGACGGCCGCCTCGTGTACCTGGGCCGCGGCGACGACCAGGTCAAGATCCGGGGCGTCCGGGTGGAACCCCGCGAGGTCGAGGCCGCCCTGGCCGGCCTGCCCGGGGTCCGCCACTGCGTGGTCACCGCCCACGACGCCCCGGACGGCGGCAAGCGCCTGGTCGCCCACCTCGTCCCCCGCGACGCCGGCGCCCTCACCTCCGACGAGGTGCGGGCCCGGGCCGCGGAGGTGCTCCCGGCGTCGGTGGTGCCGGCGGCGTTCGTGGTGCTGGAGCGGCTGCCGTTGACGGTGAACGGGAAGCTGGACCGTGCGGCGTTGCCGGTGCCGGAGTTCTCCGGTGGCGGTGGCGGCCGGGCGGCGCGTTCGCCGCGGGAGGAGATCCTGTGCGGTCTGTTCGCGGAGGTGCTGGGTCTGGCGTCGGTGGCGGCGGACGACGACTTCTTCGTGGCGGGCGGTCATTCGCTGCTGGCGACGCGGCTGGTGTCGCGGGTGCGGTCGGTGTTCGGGGTGGAGCTGCCGGTGCGGGCGCTGTTCGACAGTCCCACCCCGGCGGGTCTGGTGCGTCACCTGGACCGCGCGGACACCGCCCGCCCGCCCCTGCGGCCCGCCGGGCGGACCGGCGCCGACGTGCCCCTGTCGTACGCCCAGAGCCGCCTGTGGTTCCTCAGCCAGATGGAGGGCGCGGCCGCGACGTACAACATCCCGCTGGCGCTCGCCCTCGACGGCCGCGTCGACCCCGAGGTGCTGCGCGCCGCCCTGCACGACGTCGTCACCCGCCACGAGGTGCTGCGCACCGTGTACCCGGCCGCCGACGGCGAGGCCGTCGCCCGGATTCTCCCGCCCGAGGCCGCCGCCCCGGCACTGGACGTCCACACCGTCGGCGCCGGGGACCCCGGCCTCGACGAGCGCCTGCACCGGGCGGCCCGCCACCCCTTCGATCTCGCGGTGGAGATTCCGGTGCGGGGGGAGTTGTTCGTGGTGGGGGAGGAGCGGTGTGTGCTGGTGCTGACGTTGCATCACATCGCGGGTGACGGGTGGTCGCTGGCTCCGTTGGCGCGGGATCTGATGACGGCGTACGGGGCGCGGGTCTCGGGTGGGGCGCCGGTGTGGTCGGCGTTGCCGGTGCAGTACGCGGACTACGCGGTGTGGCAGCGCGGGCTGCTGGGGGAGGAGTCGGACGCGGGGAGCGAGATGGCGCGTCAGATGGGTTTCTGGCGTGAGCGGCTGGCGGGGTTGCCGGACCAGCTGGAGATTCCGGCGGACCGTCCGCGTCCGGCGGTGTTCTCGCACCGTGGGGGCAGTTGTGCGTTCCGTCTGGACGCGGAGTTGCACCGGGGTTTGGTGGGGCTGGCGCGGGATGCGTCGGCGACGTTGTTCATGGTGGTGCAGGCGGGGCTGGTGGCGTTGTTGTCGCGGTTGGGTGCGGGGGAGGACATCGCGGTGGGTTCGCCGGTGGCGGGCCGTACGGACGAGGCGCTGGACGATCTGGTGGGGTTCTTCGTCAACACGCTGGTGCTGCGGACGGACGTGTCGGGTGATCCGTCGTTCCGTGAGCTGGTGGGGCGGGTGCGGGAGGGGGACCTGGCGGCGTACGCGCACCAGGACGTGCCGTTCGAGCGGCTGGTCGAGGTCCTCAACCCCGCGCGGTCACTGTCGCGCAACCCCCTGGTCCAGGTCATGCTCGCCCTCCAGAACACGCCCCGCGCCGACTTCCGGCTCGGTGACGCCAGGGCCGACTACCTCCCGCTGACCGCCGGAGCCGCCCGGTTCGACCTGTCGCTGTTCTGCTACGAACGCCACGACGGCGAGGGCCGCCCGGCGGGCCTCGACGTCATGGCCGAGTACAGCACCGACCTCTTCGACCCGGACACCGTGCGCACCCTGCTGGAACGCCTCGGCCGGCTGCTGCGCGCCGCCGTCGACGACCCGGGGCGCACGGTCGGCTCGCTCGACCTCCTCACCGACGAGGAACGCCGGCGCGTCCTGACCGACTGGAACGACACCGCCCGGCCCACGGCACCCGCACCGCACGGCGGTCTCCAGGAGGCCTTCCGGGCCCGGGCCGAGGCCGTGCCCGACGCCGTCGCCGTCCGCGCCGACGGCCGCGGACTCACCTACCGCGAACTCGACGAACGCGCCAACCGCCTCGCGCACCACCTCATCGCGCTCGGCGCGCGCCCGCAGACCGCCGTCGGCGTCCTCCAGGAGCGCTCCGCGGACCTCGTGGTGTCCCTGCTCGCCATCGTCAAGGCCGGCTGTGTCTACGTGCCCCTGCACACGGGCTATCCGGCGGCCTGGGCCCGCATGGCGCTCACCCGCACCGGCGCCCGGATCCTGCTCACCGACCGCGCCCTGCGCACCCGCGACGTGCGCCACGACGGACCCGTCGTGGTCGTCGACGACGAACCGGCCCTCGCCACCCGCAGCACCGCCGACCCGCAGGTGCCGGGCGACCCCGGCCATCTCGCCTACGTCATGTTCACCTCCGGTTCCACCGGCGAGCCCAAGGGCGTCGAGATCACCCACCGGGACGTCCTCGACCTCGCCCACGACCCCGTGTGGCACGGGCCCTACGAGGAGGGCGCCGGGGTCTGCCGCGCCGCGCGGTGCTCCGCCGAACGCGTGCTCATGCACTCCCCGCACGCCTTCGACCCCTCCACCTTCGAACTGTGGGCCCCGCTGCTCAACGGCCACCGCGTGGTCGTCGCCCCGGCCGGCGAACTCGACCTCGCCACCCTCGAACGCGTCATGACGGAGGAACAGGTCACCGGTGTGCTTTACACCGCCGGGCTGTTCCGCCTGATCGCCGAGGAGCGCCCGGAGAGCTTCACCGGGGTCCGGGAGGTGTGGACCGGCGGTGACGTGGTCTCACCCGCGGCGGTGCAGCGCGTCCTCGACACCTGCCCCGGCACCACGGTCACCGCCATCTACGGCCCCACCGAGATCACCCTGTGCGCCACCCGGTACCCCATGCGCCACCCCCACCGGGTGGAACACACCGTGCCCCTGGGCCGGCCCATGGCCGACACGCGGGTGTACGTGCTGGACGGGGCGTTGCGTCCGGTGCCGGTGGGGGTGCGGGGTGAGCTGTACGTGGCGGGTGCGGGTGTGGCGCGGGGGTACGCGGGTCGTGCGGGGCTGACGGCGGAGCGGTTCGTGGCGGATCCGTTCGCCGGTGGCGGGGAGCGGATGTACCGCACGGGTGATGTGGTGGCGTGGCGTGCGGACGGGGTGCTGGAGTTCGCGGGCCGGTCGGACGGTCAGGTGAAGATCCGCGGGTTCCGGGTGGAGACCGCCGAGATCGAGGCCGTGCTCGTCCGCCACCCCGAACTCGCCCAGGCCACCGTGGTGGCCCGCGAGGACCGCCCCGGCGACCGCACCCTCGCCGCCTACCTCGTCCCCGCCGACCCCGGCACCGCCACCGCCAGCGACCGCGACCTCAGGACCGAGGCCGAACACGTCGAGGAGTGGCACGGCCTGTACGAGACCCTGTACCGCGAGAACGACGACGACCCCTTCGCCGGCTGGAACAGCAGTTACGACGGGTCGGCGATCGCGGTGGGGGAGATGGAGGAGTGGCGTGCGGCGGCGGTGGCGCGGATCGGTGCGCTGGGTCCGGGCCGGGTGCTGGAGGTGGGGGTCGGCAACGGCCTGCTGCTGACGGAGCTGGCGGGGCGCTCGGAGTGCTACTGGGGCACGGACGTGTCGGCGGCCGCGGTGGAGCGGGTGCGGGCCGTGGTGCGGGGGCGGGAGTGGGCGCAGCGGGTGCGGTTGCGGGTGGCTTCGGCGCTGGAGACCGACGGGCTGCCGCGCGGCTACTTCGACACGATCGTGCTGAACTCGGTGGTGCAGTACTTCCCCGGGGCGCGGTACGCGGTGGAGGTGCTGCGCGGGCTGGTGCCGTTGCTGGCGCCGGGCGGACGGATCTTCGTCGGCGACGTGCGCGACCTGCGCCACCACCGCACCTTCGCCGCCTCCGTCGCCCTGCACCGCGCGGACGACTCCGCCACCCTGTCCGACCTGCGCACGGCGGTGGAACGCGAGGTGCTGCTGGAGAACGAACTCCTGCTCGCCCCCGACTTCTTCGCCACCCTGCACACCGAGATACCCGCCGTCACGGCCGTCGACGTCGGCCTGAAGCGGGCCGTCCACCACAACGAACTCAGCGCCTACCGCTACGACGTCGTCCTGCACACCGGCCCCGCCGCCCCGGACGGGCCGCCGCCCGCCCGCACCCTGCGCTGGGGCCATGACCTGACCGACCTGACGGAACTGGCCGAACACCTCGGCCGGACCGCCCCGGCGGGAGCGCTGACCGTCACCCGGGTACCCGACCGCCGTGTCGCCGCCCCGCTCGCCGCCGTGACCGCCCTCGACAACGGCAGCGACCCCGAGGTGGTCCTCGGCCGGCTGCGCGGGCCGCTCCCCGCGTCCCTGCCCGACCCGGAGGACCTGCACCGCCTCGCGGACCGCCTCGGCCTGCGGGCCGCCCTGGTCCCCGCACCGGGCGAGCCGGGACGCTACGACGTCACCTTCACGCCCGCACCGCCGGACGGCGCCGGCCGGGCGGCCGCCGCGCTGGGCCGCTACCGGCCCACGGCCGACGCCGCCGCGCTCCCCGTGTGGGCCCACGCCGGACACCCGCGCCGCGCCGACGGCCACGCCGCGCTGACCGCCCGGATCAGGGCCCACCTCACCGAACGGCTCCCCGCGTACATGGTCCCCAGCCACTTCACCGTGCTGGACCGGCTGCCGCTGACGCTGAACGGCAAGGTCGACCACCGCGCCCTGCCCGACCCCGCGCTGCGCGAGAGCCGGGGCGGCCGCCCGCCCGCCTCCGTGCCGGAGGACCTGCTGTGCAAGCTCTTCGCCGAGGTACTGGGCCGGGAGTCGGTCGGCGTCGACGACGACTTCTTCGCCCTCGGCGGCCACTCCCTGCTCGCCGCCCGGCTCATCAACCGGGTCCGGGCCACCTTCGGCACGCCGCTCGCGGTCCGCACCCTGTTCGAGGCACCCACCGTGGCCCGGCTGGCCGCCCGGCTCGGCGTGGCCGACGGCTCCGACGCCTTCGACGTGATGCTGCCGCTGCGCCGGGGCGGCGACCTCGCCCCGCTGTTCTGCCTCCACCCGGCGGGCGGCATCAGCTGGGTGTACTCCGGGCTGCTGCGCTCCCTCGACCCGCGCCGGCCCGTGTACGGCGTCCAGGCCCGCGGGCTGAGCGAACCCGGCGCCACCCCGACGACCATCGCCGAACTCGCCGCCGACTACGCCGCACGCATCCGGCAGGTCCAGCCCTCCGGGCCCTACCACCTGCTCGGCTGGTCGCTCGGCGGCCTGCTCGCCCACGCGGTCGCCGTCCGGCTGGAGGCCGACGGCGAGAAGGTCGCCACCCTCGCCCTGCTGGACGCCTACCCCGACATCGAACGGCCCGCCGACGCCGACGGAACGCAGGGCGACGAGGCCATGACGCGGGGCATCCACCAGGTGCTGCTGGCCGAGGCCGGCCTCGATCCGCGGCACGCCTTGGACCGGGACCTCGACCGCGACGAGATCGTCGCCCTGCTGAAGGAGGGCAGCACCGTACTGGCCGGCCTCATGGACGAGGACCGGGTCGCCGCCTTCGCCGACGTCTTCGTCCGGTGCAGCCGCATGATGTTCGACCCGCCCCTCGGCACCGTCCGCGGCGACGTCCTGTTCTTCGCCGCCACCACCGGCCGCGTCGCCGGGGCACCGCCCGCCGAGCGCTGGCAGCGGTACACCGCCGGACGCGTCCTGGTGCACGACGTCCCCTGCGCGCACGCCGAGATGGTCCGCGACGCCCCCATCCGGCGCATCGGCGAGATCCTCGCCCGCCATCTGGGCGACACCCCCTGA
- a CDS encoding MbtH family protein, with protein sequence MSNPFEDPEGRFLVLVNDEGQYSLWPVFADVPDGWTVAHEEDDRDTCLEWIERTWTDMRPRSLAARMDGAPAAGARTE encoded by the coding sequence ATGAGCAACCCGTTCGAGGACCCGGAGGGCCGCTTCCTCGTCCTCGTCAACGACGAGGGCCAGTACTCCCTGTGGCCCGTCTTCGCGGACGTGCCCGACGGCTGGACCGTCGCCCACGAGGAGGACGACCGGGACACCTGCCTGGAATGGATCGAACGCACCTGGACCGACATGCGGCCCCGGAGCCTGGCCGCCCGCATGGACGGCGCGCCGGCCGCGGGCGCCCGAACCGAATGA